AATTAGAGGCCGCCCAAGCTGCTCAAGCTGCATCAGTACCGGCTCGATCTACCCCAGCTTATGTGCCTCCCCAACGGTCGACTTATGTGCCCCCGCGCCCAGCGCCCGCTCCTGCACCGGTAAGACAGGCACCTAGACCTGCACCGCGCCCCGCTCCAGCTCCCGCGCCGCGACGGCAAGAGCCTCTTTGGGGACCCGGCTCAGGGCAATCCAATAACAATGAACCGTTATGGTAATTTAGGTTGCCAAAAACTGGCAAAGGTATATAAAGGTTGTAATCTTAACTCACTGCGCAGAATACAAGATTCTGACACAGTGAGTTTGGGAGCAGTAGGTCTGGGATAAACTGTTAGGCTTATCCCAGAACCTTCCGGTTCTAGAATGCCCATCAAAAGCTGTGTAACGACAATAAAATTTAAAGGTCTCCTTAAAACCAGGACTTAGTTCAAGGGGAAAGTGGGTGAGCGATAAAAATCTCCTATCCTGTGCTGTTCTTAAGGTGTGAGGCCAAAATCCGATTCAAGGTTTGACTTGGACGCATGGCTTGGCAAGTTTTTTCCGTATCTGGCAAGTAATACCCACCAATCTCTGTTGGATGACCCTGGAGAGCATTAAGTTCGGCCAAAATAGTCTCTTTGTGCTCGCTGAGCTGTTGGAATAAGTCCGTAAACAGAGTTTTGAAGGCAGGATTTTGATCTTGCTCTGCCAAAGCTTGAGCCCAGTAGAGGGCTAAATAGAAATGGCTCCCCCGGTTGTCTAACTCGTGGACAGCACGGGAAGGGGATTTAGCTTGTTCTAGATATTGGCTATTCGCCTGATTGAGTGCTGTCGCTAAGGCTAGAGCATTTTTATTACTGGTCTTATGTCCTACATCTTCCAGAGTTGCAGCCAAAGCCAGAAATTCTCCTAAAGAATCCCATCGTAAATGCCCTTCTTTCAGAAACTGTTGAACATGCTTGGGAGCAGAGCCCCCTGCGCCAGTTTCAAATAATCCGCCTCCAGCGAGTAGAGGAACAATGGATAACATTTTGGCGCTTGTTCCTAATTCTAGAATGGGAAATAAATCCGTAAGGTAGTCCCGTAAGACATTCCCGGTAGCCGAAATGACGTCTTGGCCACCTTTAATCTGTTCACAGGTAAAGCACATGGCATCAACGGGAGACATGATTCGAATATCTAGATCCGTCATGTCATATTGAGCCAGATATTGCTGCACCTTCTGGATAAGGTTTGCATCATGAGCCCGATCCGGATCTAACCAGAAAATAGTTGGAGAACCTGTAGCTTTGGCTCGATTAACCGCCAATTTTACCCAGTCTTGGATGGGAATATCTTTAGTTTGGCACAGGCGCCAAATGTCCCCTTTCTGGACCGAGTGCTCCATTAAAATTTGCCCCGTCTGATCTATGACCTGGACAGTCCCGTCAGCAGGAATTTCAAAGGTCTTATCATGGGAACCATATTCTTCAGCCTTCTGAGCCATTAACCCTACATTGGCAACATTTCCCATGGTTTGGACATCAAAAGCGCCATGTTCTTGGCAGAATTTGATGCACTCTTGATACATGGTTGCGTAACTGCGATCGGGGATCATCGCTTTCGTATCATAGAGCTGACCATCGGGTCCCCACATTTTGCCAGAGTTCCTGATGGCAGCCGCCATAGAGGCATCAATGATGACATCACTAGGGACATGGAAATTTGATATGCCCTGAGCAGAATTGACCATGGCTAGGGGAGGACCAGATTGTTCTGCCGCTTTAAAGGCTGTTGTGATGGCTGAGCGCTCTGAATCTGGCAAGGTTTGAATCTTGGAAAAAAGATCGCCTAATCCATTATTGGCGTTAACTCCAAGCGCCTGAAACGTATCAGCATATTCAGTAAAGACACCCTGGTAGTAAGTAGTTAAAGCATGGCCAAATAAGATCGGGTCAGAGACTTTCATCATGGTGGCCTTGACATGTAAAGACAAGAGGATGCCTTCAGCCTTTGCTGTATTGATCTCCTGTTCATAAAAGGCTCTTAACGCCTGTACCTGCATCACTGCTGCGTCAATGACTTCGCCTTCAAGAACAGGGATATTCTCTTTCAAAACTTGCAGAGAATGGTCTTCTTTTACTAACTGAATTTTGACCTGTCCTGATTGGCTGATCACAACAGATTGCTCAGTGCCATAAAAGTCACCAGTATCCATGTGAGCCACATGAGATTTCGAATCGGATGTCCAAGAACCGACAGGGTGAGGGTTTTTCTGGGCATATTGTTTGACGGCTGCAGCCACTCGCCGATCTGAATTCCCCTCTCTTAAAACTGGATTAACTGCGCTTCCCAGAACCTTGGCATACCGGTTTTTGATCGTGATTTCCTGCTCATTTTGAGGACTGGCTGGGTAATCAGGAATGTTATACCCTTTGGCCTGTAACTCCTGGATCGCGGCAGTTAATTGGGGGATAGAGGCACTGATATTGGGGAGTTTGATGATAATCGCTTCAGGCGTTTTTGCCAGATCTCCTAAGTAAGCCAGATTATCGAGTTGCTGTTGGTCAGCAGTTAGCTTCTCGGGGAAACTCGCAATAATGCGTCCAGCTAGGGAGATGTCCCTCGTTTCCACCTCAATACCGGCTACTTGGGTAAAAACTTCGACAATAGGCAGGAAAGAATAGGTGGCTAAGGCGGGGGCTTCGTCCGTATGGGTATAGATGATTTTTGTGGCTTTTTTTGGGGACATGTATCTTCTCTAAAGGTTGCAGCACCTTGACCAGCTGTATGGGTAACCTAATAGTAAGGTGACCAAGCGTTTCCTGGTGGAGTATATCAGTGTATCCCCCTCAAAGAAGTATTTTGGGGTGAGGTTACGAGGACAGGAATAGGGTGCCTGTGCAAGTGTTAACTAGATTCGGATGATGAACGATCGCGGCTAAAGTCCTAAATTGAGGGGGATAAGTAAATGGGATATCCGGTGGTCTTGATTCAGGAGGGGGAACTAGGGGCGCGGGTAACGAATGCCTTGCAGATGGCTATTGCTGCAACAGGGGTCGACATTAATTGGCAGATTGTCGATATCGGTGGAGAGGATCAGCAGAGTCTATTACCGAACTATATCTTTGATATTATCCGAACGACTAAAACTGCTGTCATTGGGCCATTGATGACGCCGGATAATTATCGTCAGATGGAAGCAGACATCCGGGAAAAGCTAGATCTTTATGTCAACTTGCGACCCGCAAAAACGATGGTGGGGATTCCCAGCAATTATCAGAATGTTGACATAATGATTGTGCGAGAAACGACAGAGGGGATCTATGCTGGCATCGAATTTGAGCGCACTTCAGTAGAAGCTGCAGATGCTCGTTCTTTTCTGTCAAAACTGTCTGGCAAACGGATACGAGAAGATGCTGCGGTAGGCATTAAACCGATTTCCGTTAAAGGCTGTGGTCAAATCATTGAATTTGCCTTTAATTATGCTCGAAAGACCAAACGGCACCAAGTGATTGCGGTTCATCAAGCGCATGTTATGGCCCATACAGACGGTCTTTTTCTTGAGATTGCCCGTGATATTGCCCAAGAGTTTCCAGACATAGCGTTTGCGGATCGCTCCATAGAGGTGATATGCCAGGAATTAATGCAGAAACCCGAAAGATTTGATGTGCTGGTGATGCCAAATTTATATGGTGATTTGCTTGCCCATCTCTGTGCTGGCATGGTGGGTGGATCGAGTGTACCGATTGCAAATGTCGGCGATAAATATGCAGTGTTTGGTGCCCAATCAACGGGCACAGACGTGGGGGATGATCCGACCTCACTTATCCTAGCCGGTGCGCTAATGTTGCGCCATTTAGGAGAACAGGAGGCGGCCCACAGATTACAGACCGCAGTGGAGGCTGTGGTTGCAAACCAAGTTGATACGACTGCTGATTTAAATCCCGTTGGTTTTGAAGGGGTTGATTCCCAAGCGATGGCTCAAGCTATTACTCAAGCCATAGCTGCTTGAGACCCTAAGCTCCCATTCCTGAGTAATGTTTGATGCCTCGACGCCACAGCCAACGATTCATTACTAGGCCCAACACACACCAGGCCAGCATGATACCAAAGCCCTTGGCAATAGGCGTTGGCAGGCCGATTAAGAGGCTGACAGGGAAATAGATGAGATAAGGGAAGGGGGTCCACACCACAACCACCTGAACCGCTGGCGGGAATAAATCGAGGGGAGCAATCATTCCCGATAGGAACAAATAAAATAAAAACCATAGTTGTTCAATCGCTGTGGCCCGTTCAACCCAAAATGCAAATATGGCAAAGGTGTATTGGATAATAAACCGCAGAATAAAAGCCAAGGCCGTAGCCAAGCACCCCCAAACCAAGCCCAGGGGGCTAGGCCACCAGAAGGCTTGAGGATAAAGAGCAAAAAATAGGATGACTAATCCGGCGGAAAAGGGAAGGCGGGCCAATCGCTCAGATACATGGCCAGCGACATGATGCCAGACGGGATCAATGGGTTGGAGGAGTCGGGGAGAGAGTTTGCCTTCGACGATTTCTCGCTCAAAGTCCCAAATCACCCAGACAATAGTGAATTGTCGAACGATAAAAACAGAGATAAAGTAGCGAGCAAAGTCTAGGGCAGTAAGGGAAAATTGCCCCTCTGTGGCGGCTTGAGACCAAATTCCCATCATAATCAGCGGGAGTGAGTTGGCTAATACCCATAGCAGCAATTCTGCCCGGTATTCCAACATATAAGCGTAATAGACGGTCAAGAAGGTCGTGATTTTTCGAAAGATAGAACTCATGTGACCTTTCCCGATTGAAAAACTCGTCGAATAATTTCTTCGATGGGTGGGTCTGTGATGGTTAAGTCCAGTACCTGGAGATTGGCCAAAATTTGGGAGACGGTGTGGGTTAGAGTTTCCCGACGAACGAGTAAGCGAATTTCTCGTCCAGTGATCTCTTCAATTTCGCCATACTGCTCCAAGGTTATGGGGTCAGGCGTTTGCATGAGTTCTAGCTTGACTTCCCGATAGGGAGCAAAGCGATTCATTAACTGATTGAGGCCCCCATCATAAATGAGTTGACCTTGATGGATTAAGAGAACGCGATCGCAGAGGGCTGTAATATCTGCCATATAATGACTGGTCAGCAAAATCGTCGCATCGTAACGGTGGTTGTACTCCCGGAGAAACTCACGAACGCTGACTTGAGCATTGACATCTAGACCCAGGGTCGGCTCATCGAGAAAGAGCACCTGAGGACGATGCAAGAGGGCAGCCAGTAGCTCTGCCTTCATCCGCTCTCCCAAGGAAAGCTTGCGCACGGGTTGAGTGAGCTTGCCGCCTAAAGACAGCATCTCAGATAGTTCATCGACTCGATACTGAAATTCACGGGGGCTGATTTTATAAACAGCTGCATTGATCCGCAAGGAATCTAACGCCGGCAAGTCCCATAGCAGCTGTTGCTTTTGCCCCATGACCAAGGTGATCTTTTCCAGGAAGGCTGAGCTGCGTCGGAAGGGAATTTGGCCAGCGACGTTTACCTGTCCTCCCGATGGATGGATCAAACCGGTCAACATTTTTAAGGTTGTGGTTTTGCCTGCGCCATTCGGACCTAAAAAACCAACCACCTCTCCGGGTTCGATCTTAAAGGTAACGGATTGTACTGCTTTGACAAGGCGATGTTGTCGTTGAAAAAAATGAGATAGAGTGCCTTTAAATCCGGGTTCCTTAATAGCAACTGGATAGACTTTTTCAAGGTGGTCGCAAGTGATGATGGTCATACCCTTACTGTAGACAAGAAATGCCAGGGTAGCTTGCGGTTATGTAGGGTGAGCCTCCAGTTTTGATGCAGGATCAGCAAGAATTTGTAAGATCGTTTGCTGCACTAGGGGATTATTCAACATTTGGATATGGTTGACGGGAAGTATGATGGAGCGACTGCAATCCTCTAACTGCATTTCCTTTAAGGTGAGGATGCCATCATTCACCTCATTGCCAAAAAAGCTCCAAGTCCCCCGAGGACCATTCGTCCCAGCGATAATAATATGAGGAATGGCTAGATTAGGGAGCTGTTGATAAAAACTGGGGTCCGCCAAGTTCTGCAAACATTCTCCTGTAAATGGCGATAAGGGACTCAATCGCTGAGCCAACTGAGCGATACGGGGAGACTGGTTAGGCGGTCCCAGTAAAATCACTGGGTTGGGCTTGAAGGAAGAATGAGGTGTAATGGCAGATCGTACTAACACGGCCCCCAAGGAATGGGCAATGATGCCATAACGGCCCGGTTCTAGCTCTCCTAAACGGCTCTGTAAACGCTCAATAATTTGAGCGTAGGATTCGATTTGGGATGAATAGCCAAATAACTCAGTACGATATCCGGCTTGCTGTAAGTATTGAGACAATCCAAATACGGATAGGGGTGAGCGTCCCAGGCCATGTATTAGCAGTACTTTCATTACCAAATAATGTTCACTGGGAATCACCCCTATCCATAGGCTTAGAATTTAGCCTAAAACGCAAATTTATTCATGGACAAGGGGAACAGGATAGCCGTGATCCTCAATAATCTTATCCCGCTTAGCGGCTTTCAAATCTTCTGCCATCATTTCCTGGACTAGCTCTGGAAAGCTAACTTTGGGAACCCATTTGAGTTTTTCCTTCGCTTTGTCGGGACTCCCTAATAAGGTGTCTACTTCTGTGGGGCGATAGTAACGGGGATCGACTGCGACGATACAATTCCCCTCCTGGTCATAGCCTTTTTCGTCGAGACCTTCCCCTTCCCAGCGAATGTCAATGCCGACTTCTTTACAGGCAATCGTGACAAAATGGCGGACGCTATATTGTTGTCCCGTGGCAATCACAAAATCTTCAGGCTGGTCTTGCTGAAGCATTAACCACTGCATTTCCACATAGTCCCGAGCATGGCCCCAATCCCTTAAGGAGTCCATATTTCCTAAAAATAGGCACTTTTGCTTTTTCAGGTAAATTCGTGCGATCGCACGGGTGATCTTCCGGGTAACAAAGGTTTCACCTCGGAGGGGAGATTCATGGTTAAACAAAATGCCATTACAGGCATACATGCCATAGGCTTCTCGGTAATTCACCGTAATCCAGTAGGCATAGAGTTTAGCAACAGCGTAAGGAGAGCGAGGGTAAAAGGGGGTTTTCTCCGTTTGAGGCACTTCTTGCACTAAACCATACAATTCAGAGGTAGAGGCCTGATAAAACTTCGTTTTTTTCTCCAAGCCTAGGATGCGAATGGCTTCCAAGAATCTTAAGGTACCAAGGCCGTCAACATTGGCGGTATATTCTGGCGTCTCAAAGGAAACCGCCACATGGCTTTGAGCCGCTAAGTTATAAATTTCGTCAGGCTGGACTTGCTGCACAATCCGAATGAGATTAGTTGAATCGGTCAAGTCACCGTAGTGAAGGAAAAAGCGTCGATCCTTCTCATGGGGATCTTGGTATAAGTGATCAATCCGATCCGTATTGAAGAGTGAAGCGCGTCGTTTAATCCCATGAACGTGATAGCCTTTGGCCAATAATAGCTCTGCCAGATAGGCTCCATCTTGACCCGTAATGCCAGTAATGAGAGCGACTTTTGCCATGAAATTTATCCTATGTGTGATTCAACGGTGCTGCTAATACAAATGAATGGCGCGGATCCTATTGCCAAATGGATTCAAGGATTGAGTTCCTACTGTCAATAGGAGGTTTGGAGAACAGTGTTTTTGTAATAATGCTGCAAAATCTGCTGGTAGGTATTTCCTCGCTGGGCAAGGGCTAAAGCGCCCCACTGGCTCATCCCTAACCCATGGCCATGGCCACGACCGTTAATGGTGAAGCCGGAGGGCTTACTGGGCACAGCTTGAGCTTGACTCGCCACTAAATCAGATTGGGGAACAACTTGAAATAAGGTACTTTTTAACTTCAGGGCTCGGCGAAATTCACGCCCCTTCATTATTTTTGTCCCTTGCTCTCCGACAACTTTGATGCTTTTGACACGACCATGGGCTGTAGTCCCTTGAGGAGTCATTGCAAGAATATTACCCAGTCCCGATAGTTTTTGCTGCAGTTGTGCTTGAGAAAAGTTCACAGACCATTGAAAATTAGGCGCTTCTTGGTCAAAATCGGGAACGCCTCTCAAGTAGGGAATAACGCCACTAAATACTTGCTCAGAATTTTCCGTATGGCCACCAGAATTCGCATGAAACAAGGCTTCCACGATATTGCCTTGATAGGTCAACACTTGACCCGCTGTAGCTCGGACTGCAGCTCGTGTACTCTCGGCTTCGCCATCAATGCCCCCATAAACCTGATCTTTGGTGGTATTAACTAAATCGTAGAGGGGGTTTTTCTGTTTACCTTTTCGGTATAG
The genomic region above belongs to Acaryochloris sp. CCMEE 5410 and contains:
- a CDS encoding ATP-binding cassette domain-containing protein, with amino-acid sequence MTIITCDHLEKVYPVAIKEPGFKGTLSHFFQRQHRLVKAVQSVTFKIEPGEVVGFLGPNGAGKTTTLKMLTGLIHPSGGQVNVAGQIPFRRSSAFLEKITLVMGQKQQLLWDLPALDSLRINAAVYKISPREFQYRVDELSEMLSLGGKLTQPVRKLSLGERMKAELLAALLHRPQVLFLDEPTLGLDVNAQVSVREFLREYNHRYDATILLTSHYMADITALCDRVLLIHQGQLIYDGGLNQLMNRFAPYREVKLELMQTPDPITLEQYGEIEEITGREIRLLVRRETLTHTVSQILANLQVLDLTITDPPIEEIIRRVFQSGKVT
- a CDS encoding SpoIID/LytB domain-containing protein, encoding MLSASQFKLHRYLPFCTGCLSLLLSLVASPAIALELRIALLQGQGDVVIGSSTSANIVNGQGTTVGALPPLEGFFAKSTPGAVTFFGKKGWQLSIEPSEGGFVYIKDRWYRGQVRLITTAQGISVINEVDLEDYLAGVIGKEMPRTWPQEALKAQSVAARSFALYRKGKQKNPLYDLVNTTKDQVYGGIDGEAESTRAAVRATAGQVLTYQGNIVEALFHANSGGHTENSEQVFSGVIPYLRGVPDFDQEAPNFQWSVNFSQAQLQQKLSGLGNILAMTPQGTTAHGRVKSIKVVGEQGTKIMKGREFRRALKLKSTLFQVVPQSDLVASQAQAVPSKPSGFTINGRGHGHGLGMSQWGALALAQRGNTYQQILQHYYKNTVLQTSY
- a CDS encoding alpha/beta hydrolase — protein: MKVLLIHGLGRSPLSVFGLSQYLQQAGYRTELFGYSSQIESYAQIIERLQSRLGELEPGRYGIIAHSLGAVLVRSAITPHSSFKPNPVILLGPPNQSPRIAQLAQRLSPLSPFTGECLQNLADPSFYQQLPNLAIPHIIIAGTNGPRGTWSFFGNEVNDGILTLKEMQLEDCSRSIILPVNHIQMLNNPLVQQTILQILADPASKLEAHPT
- a CDS encoding NADP-dependent isocitrate dehydrogenase is translated as MSPKKATKIIYTHTDEAPALATYSFLPIVEVFTQVAGIEVETRDISLAGRIIASFPEKLTADQQQLDNLAYLGDLAKTPEAIIIKLPNISASIPQLTAAIQELQAKGYNIPDYPASPQNEQEITIKNRYAKVLGSAVNPVLREGNSDRRVAAAVKQYAQKNPHPVGSWTSDSKSHVAHMDTGDFYGTEQSVVISQSGQVKIQLVKEDHSLQVLKENIPVLEGEVIDAAVMQVQALRAFYEQEINTAKAEGILLSLHVKATMMKVSDPILFGHALTTYYQGVFTEYADTFQALGVNANNGLGDLFSKIQTLPDSERSAITTAFKAAEQSGPPLAMVNSAQGISNFHVPSDVIIDASMAAAIRNSGKMWGPDGQLYDTKAMIPDRSYATMYQECIKFCQEHGAFDVQTMGNVANVGLMAQKAEEYGSHDKTFEIPADGTVQVIDQTGQILMEHSVQKGDIWRLCQTKDIPIQDWVKLAVNRAKATGSPTIFWLDPDRAHDANLIQKVQQYLAQYDMTDLDIRIMSPVDAMCFTCEQIKGGQDVISATGNVLRDYLTDLFPILELGTSAKMLSIVPLLAGGGLFETGAGGSAPKHVQQFLKEGHLRWDSLGEFLALAATLEDVGHKTSNKNALALATALNQANSQYLEQAKSPSRAVHELDNRGSHFYLALYWAQALAEQDQNPAFKTLFTDLFQQLSEHKETILAELNALQGHPTEIGGYYLPDTEKTCQAMRPSQTLNRILASHLKNSTG
- the gmd gene encoding GDP-mannose 4,6-dehydratase: MAKVALITGITGQDGAYLAELLLAKGYHVHGIKRRASLFNTDRIDHLYQDPHEKDRRFFLHYGDLTDSTNLIRIVQQVQPDEIYNLAAQSHVAVSFETPEYTANVDGLGTLRFLEAIRILGLEKKTKFYQASTSELYGLVQEVPQTEKTPFYPRSPYAVAKLYAYWITVNYREAYGMYACNGILFNHESPLRGETFVTRKITRAIARIYLKKQKCLFLGNMDSLRDWGHARDYVEMQWLMLQQDQPEDFVIATGQQYSVRHFVTIACKEVGIDIRWEGEGLDEKGYDQEGNCIVAVDPRYYRPTEVDTLLGSPDKAKEKLKWVPKVSFPELVQEMMAEDLKAAKRDKIIEDHGYPVPLVHE
- a CDS encoding isocitrate/isopropylmalate family dehydrogenase → MGYPVVLIQEGELGARVTNALQMAIAATGVDINWQIVDIGGEDQQSLLPNYIFDIIRTTKTAVIGPLMTPDNYRQMEADIREKLDLYVNLRPAKTMVGIPSNYQNVDIMIVRETTEGIYAGIEFERTSVEAADARSFLSKLSGKRIREDAAVGIKPISVKGCGQIIEFAFNYARKTKRHQVIAVHQAHVMAHTDGLFLEIARDIAQEFPDIAFADRSIEVICQELMQKPERFDVLVMPNLYGDLLAHLCAGMVGGSSVPIANVGDKYAVFGAQSTGTDVGDDPTSLILAGALMLRHLGEQEAAHRLQTAVEAVVANQVDTTADLNPVGFEGVDSQAMAQAITQAIAA
- a CDS encoding ABC-2 family transporter protein, which produces MSSIFRKITTFLTVYYAYMLEYRAELLLWVLANSLPLIMMGIWSQAATEGQFSLTALDFARYFISVFIVRQFTIVWVIWDFEREIVEGKLSPRLLQPIDPVWHHVAGHVSERLARLPFSAGLVILFFALYPQAFWWPSPLGLVWGCLATALAFILRFIIQYTFAIFAFWVERATAIEQLWFLFYLFLSGMIAPLDLFPPAVQVVVVWTPFPYLIYFPVSLLIGLPTPIAKGFGIMLAWCVLGLVMNRWLWRRGIKHYSGMGA